One Haloarchaeobius amylolyticus genomic window, AGTACTGGAGTGCGCGAGCCTCTGGGAAAACCCATTCGCCGCCTCCATTCATACTACGAGCCACACACCCGTCGTGGGTGTGTGGCTTTCTTCATTTATGGCCCGGGAGTGCCGACAGTGCGCTCCGGGCAGCTACCAGCCCACAGTGGCAACACCGTATCGCTACGTTTAAACGCCAGAAAGCAGTAGTATCTGCTGCGTGCCAAGGTGGCAGAGTCCGGCCGAACGCAGCGGCCTGCAGAGCCGCCCATCGCCGGTTCAAATCCGGCCCTTGGCTTCTTTCGTACTCGATCCGTGAGCGACTGCTCTCTTCCGCCCCGTCACCCCCAGTCGAGACCGGTGGCCGCGTCCGGTGCGGGAAGCGGACTCTCCGGCAGGTCGTCGGCGAGTTCGGGGTCGTTGTAGCCGCCCGGAGCCACGTCGTTTGGCGCCTCGGGGTAGAACAGCGAGGCGAGTGTCTGGATGTGCTCGCGCCCGACCGAGAGTTCGAACTGGCCGCCACCGTACATCGTGATGTCGTGTTCGTCGCAGTAGTCGATGGTGTCGAGGAGGGACTGGACCGTCCCGAACCGGGAGGGTTTGATGTTGAGCCAGTCGGGGGCGAACGGGAGTGATTCGACGCTCTCGATGCCGGTTATCGGGTAGTCCCAGCTCACGCGGCCCTCGTGGCCGTCGAAGACGTGGCGGGTCTCGTCGGTGAGGGCGGGGTCTTCGATGACGGCGTCCGGGAACCCCTCGACGACACGGCGGTAGAGCTCCGGGTCGGGTTCCTGGTCGACGCTGGTGCCCTCGTAGAGGCCCTTGAGGTCGAGGACGCGGACGGCGTCGGTCGCGGCGAGGTCGGCGACGAGGTCGTCGTCCCAGTCGGGCGTCGGGTCGAGTTTGAACTCGGCGTCGGGGAAGACGTCGTGGATGTCGTCGATACGGTCGAAGGTCGGCGGGTCACCGAGCCGGGTGCTGACGATGAAGCGAACCGGGTCGTAGGACCGGCCGAGCACCTCACCCAGAGAGGTCCCTGCCTGTTTGAGCGCGAGGTCGAGCGCGGCGCTCTCGACGGCCCAGCGTCGGTAGTGGCGGGCGGTGTCGCGCTCGGGGGGCTGTGGAAAGAGGGACACGTCGTCGAGCGATTCGGAGAAGGTCTCGTGCGTGTACGTGCCCGCGAAGTCGAAGTCGTGTGCGTCGAGGAGTGCGTCGTGGTCGGGGGTGTCGTAGGTGACGTCCTCGCCGCGCCCGACGTGGCCGTCGCCGTGGAGTTCGAACACGGTCGAGACGCGGGTGAAGTCACTGGAGGTGTCGCGTTCGTGGCGGGTCAGCTCGTAGTCGTCGACCTGGAGGTCGAGGTCGGCCAGAGAGTCGTACAGTCCCATGGTACCGTGATTGATGGGGCAGTGGGAAGGGTCTACCGCCGTGGGATTCGCGCCAGCAGGACGTGTCGACAGAGAACCGGCTGTGAGGGGCGCTCGAACCGGTTGCGGGAGTTAGTAATCGTTATACGCGGGGCGTACTACGCCCCACACATGCAACGACGAGCAGCGGCGGCGTACGTCGCCTTATTCCTCGCACTCACGGCGGGGGCGTACGCGTTCATCACGATCGCAGAGGCCCCGGAAGTGGGACTCGAGAATCCGGACGCGACGCTGACATCGGGGGACACCCTCACAGTCGACGGTCGACAGTACAACGCGACCGAGGTGTCCGCCAGTGAATCGTCCGGCGGCGGCCACGGCGGTGGTGGCGGCGTCACCTACACGGCCAAACTGGTCTGGGTGAACGAGTCGGCGACGACCTCCGAGACGTGGACGAACAACACCACGGTCACCTACCAGAACACGACCTACCGCGCGTTCATCGCGAACACCTCCTCCCCGAACGAGGTGACCCTGCGCTGGGAGCCCGGTGACCAGTACAGCCCGCAGTGGGTCAACGGTACCCAGTACATCGACGGCGACCTCGACCAGCCGGACCGCCAGGCTGTCACCGTCGAGGAGTACATCGCGAACAACGACTCCATCGGCCGGCAGACGCTCGAGATCACCGGCGACACCTACAACTTCAAGGGCAACCAGAGCACGGTGACCCGCGAGCCGGAGACCCTCACGTTCACCTGGACGCAGCCCAAGGAGAACGAGGTCTCGTTCGGCCAGAACGCGAACGTGACGCTCAACGGCGTCGAGTACGCGGCACACTTCCCGGACGGCGAGTCGGTCCAGCTCAAGCGTGGTGAGGCCGCCCAGAAGGAGCTCATGGCCTCCCTCGAGACCGAGGACCGCTTCCACGAGCGCATCAACGGGCTCTGGGGCGTCGTCCTCGTCGGTGGCACCGCGCTCGTCCTGCTGGTCGGACTGGCGTTCCTGCCGCGCAAGGAGTAACGGCCTCGCTTCTTCCCGTCTCGTTTCGATTCAGGATTCCACCACGCTAGTTGCTCGTCTCGTTCTCCGCGCTGGCTGCTCACCAGCGTCGCTACTCGACGGACCGGTCTCTTCAGGTCCATCCAGTCGCGCCGCTCGTCACGTCCGTGACTTCGCAGAAGCGGGCCGGGAGGGACGTGAACCTCACTCGCTCCACTCACTACGTTCGTTTCGCTCGCTGGTTCCAGTCCTCGATGGCGTTTTCACTGCTCACTGTCGTTCGCAGGAAAACGGGCCGGGAGGGACTTGAACTACCCCCAGACGTGCTCGCTTCGCTGCGCGCGCCTGGTCTCTTCAAGACCCTCTGGCCGCGCTGCTCGTCACGTCCGTGACTTCGCAGAAGCGGGCCGGGAGGGACTTGAACCTCACTCGCTCCACTCACTATGTTCGTTTCGCTCGCTGGTTCCAGTCCTCGATGGCGTTTTCACTGCTCACTGTCGTTCGCAGGAAAACGGGCCGGGAGGGACTTGAACCCCCGACCGTCTGGTTAAAAGCCAGACGCTCTGCCGAACTGAGCTACCGGCCCCGTACCCCGAAATTGGCCCGGGCACGGTTAAATGATTATCGTTCTGTCGGGGTCGTTGCGAGAGTGTTTTCACGGGCGCTGTCGTGCTCGCAACCATGACCGAGTTCGCCAGCTGGGACGCGGAGTTGCGGGGGTTCCTCGAAGAGCTGTTACGATTCGACACGACCGACGGTGGCGAGCTGGCGGCCCAGCGCTGGCTTCGCGAGCAGTTCGAGGCGTTCGGGTTCGAGACGTACGAGTGGCTCGCCGACGCCGACGAGCTGGCAGAGCACCCCTCGTTCCCGGACGACCCCGCCGAGATCGAGACGGTCGCGCGGCCGAGCGTCGCTGGCGTGGTCGAGGTCGGTGACCCGGCGGCCGGGCCGACCATCGTCCTGAACGGGCACGTCGACGTGGTGCCGGTGACCGAGAGCGCGTGGGACACCGACCCCTTCGAGCCGGCGTGGGACGGTTCGCGCGTGACGGCCCGGGGTGCGGCCGACATGAAGGCGGGGCTGGCGGTCGCGGTGTTCGTGGCCCGCCACCTCGCAACGGAGGGGGAGTTCGACGGGCGCATCGTGGTCGAGTCGGTGGCTGGCGAGGAGGAGGGCGGTATCGGCGCGGCTGCGGCGGCGCTGTCGAACCCGTACCCCTTCGACCGGGACGCGGCCATCGTCACCGAGCCGACCGAGCTGGACGTGGTGACGGCCGTCGAGGGGAGCGTCATGATGGAGCTTCGCCTCGAGGGGCGGTCGGCACACGCGGCGACGCGCTGGCGCGGCGAGTCGGTGCTGCCGCACTTCGAGACGGTCCGCCACGCGTTCGCGGACCTGGAGACCGAGCGCGAGGAGCGCGTGACCCATCCCCTCTACGAGGACTTCCCCATCAAGTGGCCGGTGAGCTTCGGGACGGTCGATGCGGGGAACTGGGCCTCGGCGGTGCCCGACGAGCTGGTCGCACAGGTGCGCATCGGGGTCGCACCGGGCGAGACTGTCGCCGACGTGGAGGCCGAGTTCCGCGAGCGCCTCGAGTCGGTGGCCGAGGAGAGCGAGTGGCTCAGCGAGCACCCGCCCGAGTTCGAGCGCTTCTCCATCCAGTTCGAGTCCGCCGAGGTCGACCCCGGAGAGCCGGTCGTCGGCGCGGTGCAGGCCGCGGCCGCGGCGGCCGGGCTGGACAGCGAGCCCCGGGGGGCGACCTACGGGGCGGACAGCCGGCACTACGAGGCGGCCGGTATCCCGACCGTGCTGTTCGGGCCGGGGAGCATCGAGCAGGCGCACTTCCCGAACGAGACCGTCGACTTCGCGGAGGTGCTGACGGCGGGCGCGGTGCTCTCGGACGCGGTCGAACGCTTCTGCCGCGAGAATCAGAGGTAGTCGGAGAGGGCGTCCGAGACGGCCTCGTCGACGGACTTGCTCTCGATGGCGGCGTGTCGGCGGAGTTCGCGGTAGACGTCGGCGGGGAGCGTCACGGTGAGTTCGCCGAGGGACACGTCGTGTTCTGCGAGCGCCTCCTCGACGGGGACGCCGTCGTTGACGGCGCTGGCGACGGTGCGGACCTGGCGGACCGTGAGGTCGCCGTCGAGGGTGGCCCACGCGAGGTGGAACCGGGCCTCGCCGCCGACGCGGGCGATGTGCTTGGCGGCGGTCGGGGCGATGTGGCCCATCGCGACGTGCCGGCGGATGGACTGGGGGAGGTCGTGGACGCGGGCCCACTTCCGGATGAACGAGACGGTCGCGGGGTCGCCGGCGCGCTCGGCTGCGACCTTGTAGGAGCCGGTCCCGCGGACGAGTGCGGCGCAGGCGGCCGCCCCGCGGAGCATGTAGACGTTGTCGCTACCGCCGACCGTGTTCTGTGCGAACCGGCGCACCGTGTCGGCGGCCTCGGCGACGCTCTCGGGGTCGTCGGGGTCGAACTCGACCGCGTCCCGGGCGCGTTCGCCGGTCACCGCGGGGTCGCCGCGGATGACGGGCTCGCCGACCGGCGATTCACGGCCGGCACCGGTCGGAGGGTCGTCTGTCATGGGGGAGGATTCACCGTCATCAGTGAAAAGCGCCTCGCTGGTGTGCGCCGGTCACTCCTCGTCGCGCTGGTCGGAGAGGTGCTCCCAGATCTCGGTACAGCCAGCGCCGACGTCCACGTCGCGAAGGTGCTCGTCGTGGCGTTCGTTCTCGGTGTCGTCCTCGTCGGGGTCGCGTTCGACGTTCTGGCGCGTCATCGCTCTCCCTCCGGTTCGTACAGCTCGGGAGCGACGTCTGCTGACGCGTGCTGGCGTTCGGGTGTCGACTCGTCGGTCATCGATGCCTCCTATGACAGGAAGGGGTATAACCGACGCTCCAGACACAATCGTGTCCGCCACTACCCGATACCGGATACTGCCGCCGGTACCTGTGACGGCACGTGGTCGGGTGATCCGGCCGCCTGCTGGCGGTTCGGGCCACGGGTGGCGTCACCGACGACGCGAACCCTTGCACGAGGCGAAGGACGAAGGCGTCCCGGTGTCGTACTGACGGTATGGCCACGCAACTGCGGGTCCTCGACGACGGCGCGTGGATCAGCGTCAACAACGAGCGACAGGTGCCCAACAGCGACATCTGGCCGCTCGCGACGACCGACTTCTGTGACTGTGAGGTCGCCTACGTGGTCCTCGAGGCGTTCACCGAGGTCGGGGTCGACCGCCACCGCGTCGAGGTGTGTGCGGTCGGCCAGTGCATCGACTGCGGGACCGAGGGCTTCCTCGACTGGCTGCCGGTTGGCCGGGTCAGCGACGGCGACTTCCACGCCTTCGACCCCACCGAACTCCGGGCGACGCTCGAACCTGGCAAGAATCTCCGGTAGGCGGGAGTACCGGGGCTACCTGACGAGGGAGGGGCTGGTTTAGTGCTAGAGCCGGTATGCGTTTCTATGCCGACCGACGTCGAGGAGTGGAAGTCCGAGCTCTACGGCACGGACATCCGCGCCCACATGGAACGGTTCGCCGAGGAGGGCTGGGACGCCATCCCGGAGGACGAGCGAGACGCGTGGTTCGAGCGCTTCAAGTGGTACGGCCTGTACCACCAGCGCGCCGGCCAGGAGTCCTACTTCATGATGCGCATCGGGCCGCCGGCAGGCGTGCTCGAACCCGGCCAGCTCCGGAAGATCGGAGAGGTCGCGAAGGAGTACTCGCAGGGCCCCGCCGAGAACCCCGAGTTCGGGAACGGCTGGGCCGACGTGACCACCCGTCAGGCCATCCAGCTCCACTGGATCAACATCGAGGACGTGCCCGACATCTGGGACGAACTCGAGTCCGTGGGCCTCTCGACCCTGCAGGCCTGCGGTGACTCCTGGCGCAACATCGTCGGCTGTCCGGTCGCCGGCAAGGACAAGCACGAGCACGTCGACGCGCTGCCGACCATCCACGAGCTCAACGACCGCTTCAAGGGCAACGAGGAGCACTCGAACCTCCCCCGGAAGTGGAAGGTCTCCGTCACCGGCTGCCGCGAGGGCTGTGGCCAGGGCGACATCAACGACCTCGCGCTCGAACCCGCCACGAAGGAGATCGACGGCGAACAGGTCGAGGGCTACAACATCCGCGTTGGCGGCGGCCTCTCCCGGAACGAGCCCCGCCTCGCCCGCGACATCGACGTGTTCGCGACGCCCGAGCGCGTCGCCGACGTCGCCGGCGGCATCTCGGCGCTGTTCCGCGAGTACGGTGACCGCGAGGACCGCTACAACGCCCGCATCAAGTTCCTCGTCGACGAGTGGGGCACCGAGAAGCTCCGCGAGACGCTCCAGGAGGAGTTCGTCGACTTCGAACTCCACACCGCCGGCGAGGACCTCCGCTCGGAGTACACCTACAACGCCGGCTACGAGAAGGGCGGCCACCACGACCACGTGGGTATCCACGAGCAGGACGACGGCAACTACTACGTCGGCCTGAACTGCCTCGTGGGCCGCGTCGGCGCGGACGACGTCATCGCGATGGCCGACGCCGCCGAGGAGTACGCCTCCGGCGAGGCACGCCTCACCCAGCGCCAGAACATCATCCTCACGGACGTCCCCGAGGAGAACCTCGACGACCTGCTTTCGGAGCCGGTCTTCGAGCACTACTCGCCGGACCCGCACCCGTTCATGCGTGGCTCCATCGCCTGTACCGGCACCGAGTTCTGCTCGCTCTCCATCGTGGAGACGAAGAACCGGCAGGTGCGCTACGCTCGCTGGCTGAAGGAGCACGTCGACCTGCCCGAGGGCATCGAGGACTTCCACATCCACCTCTCGGGCTGTACGGCCTCCTGCGCCCAGCCCCAGATCGCCGACGTCTCCCTGCGCGGCATGAAGACGCGCAAGGACGGCGAGCCGGTCGAGGCCCTCGACATCGGCCTCGGCGGCGGCCTCGGCGAGGAGCCCCAGTTCGCGGAGTGGGTCACCGAGCGCGTCCCGGCCGACGAGGTCCCGGGCGCCATCGAGAACCTGCTCGCGAACTTCGAGGCCCAGCGCGAGGGTGAGGAGAGCTTCCGGGCCTTCGTCGCTTCGCGCGACGCCGAGGAACTCGCGGAACTCGTCGAACCCGAGGAGACCAGCTACGAGGACCCGTTCATGCACAACACGAAGCGGACGTGGTACCCCTACGCCGAGGAGGACTCGATGGACGCGAGCCCGGCCCCGAACGCGGCGGACGGCACGCCGCTGGCGGACGCCGACGACTGACCGCGCTCTCGTTCTCACTTTCGCGCTCTCGCTCTCTCGGTTTCGTTCTCACTCTCGCTCTCGCCCTCACTGCCCGGCGAACAGCAGCAATCGACCGCTGACGAAGGCGAAGTAGGCCATTATCATGTAGAACCCCTCCCTCCTGCCGAGGCTGCCCTTCCCGAGCGTCCACAGCCAGCCGAGTACGGCGACCCCCGCGAGGACCTTCACCGGGAGGTCCCACACCACGACCGCCTGCGGGACCTGGTACGTCGAGATGGCGCCGCCCAGCCCGATGGCGAGCAGCGGGTTCACGATGTTGCTCCCGACGAGCGTCCCGATGGCGATGTCGGGGGCGCGCCGGCGCAGCCCCTCGAAGACGGTCGAGAGCTCTGGCAGGGCAGCCGCGAGCCCGATGGTGACGAGGCCGACCATCGACCCGCCGAGGCGGAGCCGGTCGACGACCAGCTCGACGGCCTCGAGCACGACGTAGGCCCCGACGATGACGCCGACCAGCCCCAGCACCGCGATGGCGGCGTCACGCCCCACGCGCTTGCTCTCGGGCTCCGGGGGCACCCCACCGCGCTCGCGGTGGGTCACGGCGTAGTACGTGTGCGCCGCGTACGCCGCCAGGAGCAGGAGGCCGTCGAGGCGCGATATCGTCCCGTCGACCGCGACCAGCAGGACGAGCACGGACGCCAGCACCATCGGGACGAACGTCGACCTGAGGAAGGTGCTGCGCGGGTGGTAGCGCCCGTACCCCACGAGGAAGATGCCGAACAGCAGCAACTGCTGGGTCACCGACGAGCCCATGTTCCCGCCGAGGACCGTCGCCGAGGCCACGGTGAAGTCGAGCGTCCCGGAGACGATGCCCAGCGACGCGATGACGTGCGAGCCGATCTCGGGCAGGCTCGTCCCGACCGCGACGATGGTCACGCCGACGACCACGTCGGGGACGTCGTAGTGCTTGGCGAGTCGGATGAGCGCCCCGACCGCCCCCTGCGCGCTCTTGACGAGGACCGCCAGCGCGAGCACTCCCACGAGCAACGGTTGGATAGTCGAGACGTCGACCATACCTGTCCGGTCGCGCGGCTGGTATTTGAGGATTACCTGGGGGACCGTCGCGGGCAGTCGGCCTCGACGGAGAACGGCTGTCTCTCACTCGACGGCGACGGGGTCGAAGTACTCGCTGCTCCGGCGGCGGGCCAACACCCGTGACCCGGGCGCGAACCGCGAGGGGGTGACCCCCGTCGGTTTCGCGCCTCGGACGAGGTTCAGGCTCCCGAAGGCGTCGGGGGAACCGTCCCTGTAGAGGTACACCTCGACGCCGGGCTCGATGGGGTCGTCGAGGTGGTGCTCCCACGCGTTCGGGCCGTTCTCTTCGGGGACGTAGACGACGCTCTCCGGTTCGATCCGGGCGCCGGAGTCGATGGTCAGTTTCACGAACCGTCGGTCGTCGGTGAAGGTGGCCGAGACCGTTGGGACCTCGTCCGCCGCGGTGGCCACCCACGCCGGTTCGCTGACCGACACCTGCCCGAGGGAGTCGAGTTCGAACCTGCTCAGGAACGCCCTCGTGTCTCCGTCGGGCTGGTCGACTCGGTAGGTCGCCTCGACCGACCGGATGATGGCGTTCTCGTCGACCTCGGCCGTCACTGACAGGTCCTGTAGCGTCCCCCCGTAGTGGTCCGGGACCGCGGTCTCGTCCGCGATCCCCGCGGATTCGACGCGCCAGACGGCAGGGTACTCCTCCGTGACGAGTGTCGGCTTGTTCCACGCCGCCGCACGGAGCAGCGGTTCGAGTTCCAGTTTCC contains:
- a CDS encoding M20/M25/M40 family metallo-hydrolase gives rise to the protein MTEFASWDAELRGFLEELLRFDTTDGGELAAQRWLREQFEAFGFETYEWLADADELAEHPSFPDDPAEIETVARPSVAGVVEVGDPAAGPTIVLNGHVDVVPVTESAWDTDPFEPAWDGSRVTARGAADMKAGLAVAVFVARHLATEGEFDGRIVVESVAGEEEGGIGAAAAALSNPYPFDRDAAIVTEPTELDVVTAVEGSVMMELRLEGRSAHAATRWRGESVLPHFETVRHAFADLETEREERVTHPLYEDFPIKWPVSFGTVDAGNWASAVPDELVAQVRIGVAPGETVADVEAEFRERLESVAEESEWLSEHPPEFERFSIQFESAEVDPGEPVVGAVQAAAAAAGLDSEPRGATYGADSRHYEAAGIPTVLFGPGSIEQAHFPNETVDFAEVLTAGAVLSDAVERFCRENQR
- a CDS encoding sodium:calcium antiporter: MVDVSTIQPLLVGVLALAVLVKSAQGAVGALIRLAKHYDVPDVVVGVTIVAVGTSLPEIGSHVIASLGIVSGTLDFTVASATVLGGNMGSSVTQQLLLFGIFLVGYGRYHPRSTFLRSTFVPMVLASVLVLLVAVDGTISRLDGLLLLAAYAAHTYYAVTHRERGGVPPEPESKRVGRDAAIAVLGLVGVIVGAYVVLEAVELVVDRLRLGGSMVGLVTIGLAAALPELSTVFEGLRRRAPDIAIGTLVGSNIVNPLLAIGLGGAISTYQVPQAVVVWDLPVKVLAGVAVLGWLWTLGKGSLGRREGFYMIMAYFAFVSGRLLLFAGQ
- a CDS encoding DUF7119 family protein, translating into MTDDPPTGAGRESPVGEPVIRGDPAVTGERARDAVEFDPDDPESVAEAADTVRRFAQNTVGGSDNVYMLRGAAACAALVRGTGSYKVAAERAGDPATVSFIRKWARVHDLPQSIRRHVAMGHIAPTAAKHIARVGGEARFHLAWATLDGDLTVRQVRTVASAVNDGVPVEEALAEHDVSLGELTVTLPADVYRELRRHAAIESKSVDEAVSDALSDYL
- a CDS encoding nitrite/sulfite reductase produces the protein MPTDVEEWKSELYGTDIRAHMERFAEEGWDAIPEDERDAWFERFKWYGLYHQRAGQESYFMMRIGPPAGVLEPGQLRKIGEVAKEYSQGPAENPEFGNGWADVTTRQAIQLHWINIEDVPDIWDELESVGLSTLQACGDSWRNIVGCPVAGKDKHEHVDALPTIHELNDRFKGNEEHSNLPRKWKVSVTGCREGCGQGDINDLALEPATKEIDGEQVEGYNIRVGGGLSRNEPRLARDIDVFATPERVADVAGGISALFREYGDREDRYNARIKFLVDEWGTEKLRETLQEEFVDFELHTAGEDLRSEYTYNAGYEKGGHHDHVGIHEQDDGNYYVGLNCLVGRVGADDVIAMADAAEEYASGEARLTQRQNIILTDVPEENLDDLLSEPVFEHYSPDPHPFMRGSIACTGTEFCSLSIVETKNRQVRYARWLKEHVDLPEGIEDFHIHLSGCTASCAQPQIADVSLRGMKTRKDGEPVEALDIGLGGGLGEEPQFAEWVTERVPADEVPGAIENLLANFEAQREGEESFRAFVASRDAEELAELVEPEETSYEDPFMHNTKRTWYPYAEEDSMDASPAPNAADGTPLADADD